One part of the Fibrobacter sp. genome encodes these proteins:
- a CDS encoding sigma 54-interacting transcriptional regulator: MPNTQSKIQELELLYKISSILNQTLDFESVAHPILEVVESTMGVEHATLTLYNRHTGEISIEIAEGLSSRQARKGRYKVGEGITGRVVETGKPIIIPSVAKDPDFLDRTGRGKTEDKAFLCVPVIMEHQVIGAFSADVQNPVEEELPEKLRLLEIIAQMLAAAVKLRREAREENELLKAENERLTLELKDRFQPDNIIGRSSEMQRVYAQIDQVSKSPLPALIVGEVGTGKGLVAEAIHYRSDRSMGPFVRVHCASMPESVLDRELFGSVRGALVGVFAETPGRVEQAEGGTLFLDEVGELSPNLQVKLLRLLQHGDVERIGARIAKKVNVRVIAATTKNLQQMVEEGTFREDLYYQLHIFPIYVPPLRNRKTDIVLLADHFVEHYCRIVGKNVRRLARTTINMLMSYPWPGNVRELENGIERAVLVADEDVIYPHHFPTTLQTAETSGTPVNGNLKLMVEAYEKDIICDALKSSKGKVAAAARSLSTTSRILTYKINQLGIDLAGFGK, translated from the coding sequence ATGCCCAACACTCAATCCAAAATCCAGGAACTGGAACTGCTCTACAAGATCAGTTCCATCCTGAACCAGACGCTCGACTTTGAGAGCGTCGCGCACCCGATTTTGGAGGTGGTGGAATCTACGATGGGCGTGGAGCATGCGACCCTCACTCTTTACAACCGACACACGGGTGAAATCTCGATTGAAATCGCGGAAGGCTTGAGCAGTCGCCAGGCGCGCAAGGGCCGCTACAAGGTGGGCGAAGGCATTACTGGCCGCGTGGTCGAGACGGGCAAGCCGATTATCATTCCCTCGGTTGCGAAGGATCCGGACTTCTTGGATAGAACGGGGCGCGGCAAGACCGAGGACAAGGCGTTCCTCTGCGTGCCCGTGATTATGGAGCACCAGGTCATCGGCGCCTTCAGTGCCGACGTGCAGAATCCGGTCGAAGAGGAACTTCCTGAAAAGCTTCGCCTGCTTGAAATCATCGCGCAGATGCTGGCGGCGGCCGTGAAGCTCCGTCGCGAGGCCCGCGAAGAAAATGAACTTTTGAAGGCGGAAAACGAACGCCTGACGCTCGAACTCAAGGATCGCTTCCAGCCCGACAACATCATCGGGCGCTCGAGCGAAATGCAGCGCGTGTATGCGCAGATCGACCAGGTGTCGAAGAGCCCGCTCCCCGCATTGATTGTGGGCGAGGTCGGTACGGGCAAGGGGCTCGTTGCGGAAGCCATCCACTATCGTTCCGACCGCAGCATGGGCCCGTTCGTCCGCGTCCATTGCGCCTCCATGCCGGAATCCGTGCTGGACCGCGAATTGTTCGGCAGCGTGCGTGGCGCCCTCGTCGGCGTGTTTGCCGAGACGCCCGGCCGCGTGGAACAGGCCGAAGGCGGTACGCTGTTTCTTGATGAGGTGGGCGAACTCTCGCCGAACCTGCAGGTGAAGCTTTTGCGCTTGTTGCAGCATGGCGATGTCGAACGCATCGGCGCCCGCATCGCGAAGAAGGTGAACGTCCGCGTGATTGCGGCCACCACCAAGAACCTGCAGCAGATGGTCGAAGAGGGAACCTTCCGCGAAGACCTTTACTACCAGTTGCATATCTTCCCGATTTACGTGCCGCCGCTTCGCAACCGCAAGACGGACATCGTGCTTTTGGCGGACCATTTTGTGGAGCACTACTGCCGCATTGTAGGCAAGAACGTGCGTCGCCTCGCGCGTACGACCATCAACATGCTCATGAGCTACCCGTGGCCCGGAAACGTGCGAGAGCTCGAGAACGGGATTGAACGCGCGGTGCTCGTCGCCGACGAGGACGTCATCTACCCGCACCATTTCCCGACCACGCTCCAGACGGCAGAAACGAGCGGGACGCCCGTGAACGGCAACCTGAAGCTCATGGTGGAAGCCTACGAGAAGGACATCATCTGCGACGCCCTCAAGAGCAGCAAGGGGAAGGTGGCCGCCGCGGCCCGCAGTCTTTCTACCACGTCGCGCATCCTTACATACAAAATAAACCAGCTCGGCATAGACCTCGCTGGTTTTGGAAAATAG
- a CDS encoding acyltransferase family protein has translation MTTSEIAENKKSTDYITFVIVVSAFAVLTLHTNNCFWFYTGKEDFWFSANIIECVFYFAVPLFFMVSGITLMDFFDRYSMKRFFARRFMKTMLPFLVWSLVALGIDLYYGKRAWSGVTIKSVYQGLTGNGYVSIYWFFYALFIMYMCMPLYAAVEKSKRMLVFSYLVIATFVFNIFLPFLKNMFSSDLNIMFNVATLGGFLIWPLLGWVLHNYEFKRWHKAIIHVAGLAGLLLHIIGSYVLSVKAGHVVTTFKGYENVPSVLYAVSVFVFLKDVGRWVMKRELLSKFVKVLGRYAFEIYLLQFILLDAAVRNPSIDRNSLLYRLGAPFVMIPIIMAFTWCLRKIPVVRRIVP, from the coding sequence ATGACAACATCTGAAATAGCGGAAAACAAGAAGTCGACGGACTACATCACCTTCGTCATCGTGGTTTCCGCGTTCGCGGTGCTGACGCTGCACACGAACAACTGCTTCTGGTTCTATACCGGGAAAGAGGACTTCTGGTTCTCCGCTAACATCATTGAATGCGTGTTCTATTTTGCCGTTCCCCTGTTTTTCATGGTGAGCGGCATTACGCTTATGGATTTCTTCGACCGTTATTCCATGAAGCGCTTCTTTGCCAGGCGGTTCATGAAGACGATGTTGCCGTTTTTGGTCTGGAGCCTCGTTGCATTGGGAATCGACCTGTACTACGGCAAACGGGCCTGGTCGGGAGTCACCATCAAGTCGGTGTACCAGGGATTGACGGGCAACGGCTACGTCAGCATTTACTGGTTCTTTTACGCCCTGTTCATCATGTACATGTGCATGCCGCTTTATGCTGCCGTAGAGAAGAGCAAGAGGATGCTCGTGTTCTCTTACCTGGTCATAGCGACTTTCGTTTTCAACATCTTCCTCCCGTTCCTGAAGAACATGTTCTCTTCGGATTTGAACATCATGTTCAATGTCGCGACGCTGGGTGGATTCTTGATATGGCCGTTGCTTGGATGGGTGCTCCACAATTATGAATTTAAGAGGTGGCACAAGGCGATTATCCATGTGGCGGGCCTCGCGGGGCTCTTGCTGCATATCATCGGGTCTTACGTGCTCTCTGTCAAAGCGGGTCACGTCGTCACGACGTTCAAGGGTTACGAGAACGTTCCGTCGGTTTTGTATGCGGTCAGCGTGTTCGTCTTCTTGAAGGATGTGGGCCGCTGGGTGATGAAGCGGGAACTCCTTTCCAAGTTCGTGAAGGTCCTGGGGCGGTACGCCTTCGAGATATACCTTTTGCAGTTTATCCTGCTTGACGCTGCGGTCAGAAATCCTTCAATCGACAGGAATTCCCTTTTGTACCGTCTGGGCGCACCGTTTGTGATGATTCCGATTATCATGGCTTTTACATGGTGCCTCAGGAAGATTCCTGTTGTAAGAAGAATCGTTCCATAG
- a CDS encoding TIGR04133 family radical SAM/SPASM protein, whose translation MHLGLKKRLALEAHRLYRHNEIKARQLTYFFWECTLRCNLHCQHCGSDCVADAIPDMPREDFMKVLDGIAPHIDPKNFIVVITGGEPLMRADLEECGKEIKARGYPWGMVTNGLALTPDRFTKLMNAGLRSLTISLDGLEENHNLFRGNPHSFERAVRAIHMAASVEELTFDVMTCVNKKNLSELPRIHNLLVNLGVKHWRVSNVFPKGRAKDNPLFMLTNDEFRQVFEFIREAKKQGLIDVNYDCEGFLGSYEKVVRNHPFFCWAGVNISSVLCDGSISACPSLRGDYIQGNIYKDDLWDVWQNRYQVMRDRSWARNGECRDCKYWRYCEGSSLHLRDEKTKEIAYCHVKRLEDAGV comes from the coding sequence GAATGTACGTTGCGTTGCAACCTGCACTGCCAGCACTGCGGCAGCGACTGCGTCGCCGATGCCATTCCGGACATGCCCCGTGAAGACTTCATGAAGGTGCTGGACGGAATCGCCCCGCATATAGACCCCAAGAACTTCATCGTGGTGATTACCGGCGGTGAACCGCTGATGCGCGCCGACCTCGAGGAATGCGGCAAGGAAATCAAGGCTCGCGGCTACCCCTGGGGCATGGTCACGAACGGGCTCGCTCTCACGCCCGATCGATTCACCAAGCTCATGAACGCAGGCCTCCGCTCGCTTACCATCAGCCTAGACGGCCTAGAAGAGAACCACAACCTCTTCCGCGGAAACCCGCACAGCTTTGAACGCGCCGTACGCGCCATCCACATGGCGGCAAGCGTCGAAGAACTCACCTTTGACGTGATGACCTGCGTGAACAAGAAGAACTTGAGCGAACTCCCGCGCATCCACAACCTGCTCGTGAATCTCGGCGTCAAGCACTGGAGAGTCTCGAACGTGTTCCCGAAGGGCCGCGCGAAGGACAACCCGCTATTCATGCTCACGAACGACGAATTCCGCCAGGTGTTCGAATTCATCCGCGAGGCAAAAAAGCAGGGCCTCATCGACGTGAACTACGACTGCGAAGGATTCCTCGGCAGTTACGAGAAGGTCGTACGCAACCATCCATTCTTCTGCTGGGCCGGCGTGAACATTTCGTCGGTTCTATGCGACGGGAGCATCTCGGCATGTCCGAGCCTGCGCGGCGACTACATCCAGGGCAACATCTACAAGGATGACCTGTGGGACGTGTGGCAGAACCGCTACCAGGTGATGCGCGACCGCAGCTGGGCCCGGAACGGCGAATGCAGGGATTGCAAATACTGGCGTTACTGCGAAGGCTCCAGCCTGCACTTACGTGACGAGAAGACGAAGGAAATCGCCTACTGCCACGTAAAGCGTCTCGAAGACGCCGGCGTATAA